A DNA window from Zonotrichia albicollis isolate bZonAlb1 chromosome 2, bZonAlb1.hap1, whole genome shotgun sequence contains the following coding sequences:
- the LOC102072831 gene encoding uncharacterized protein LOC102072831, whose product MQRILVESSDSSAAAIPLLEERIQRLQMQTARLEATIQQQAKTIEVLETIQQSLTSGSSVDPSLWHHDFPHAIKNCFGVKCAK is encoded by the exons ATGCAGCGCATCCTGGTTGAGTCTTCTGATTCTTCAGCTGCAGCTATCCCCCTGCTGGAAGAACGCATTCAACG GCTCCAGATGCAAACGGCAAGGCTGGAAGCCACAATCCAGCAACAAGCCAAGACTATTGAAGTCCTTGAGACAATCCAGCAATCTCTTACCTCA GGCTCTTCTGTGGACCCCAGCCTTTGGCACCATGATTTTCCACACGCTATCAAAAACTGTTTTGGAGTGAAGTGTG